The Phycodurus eques isolate BA_2022a chromosome 5, UOR_Pequ_1.1, whole genome shotgun sequence DNA segment ttaaaaggGCATGTTTCAGAAAATTCCTCTCTGAACACAATTTCTTACACTTTACACCTTCTTTTGTGGCGTTCTCCATCGAAGAAAGTACGCATTTACCAAACAATAATTCTTGAACTATAAATTTGGCCAGGGTATTAATAATTGTGTGGGCTTCTCAAAACATAGCCGTTGGAAAATGAAGAAGAGGGAACTTGTCCCAGTCATCCATGGAGCATATTTAACAGATCAGCTCGGTTCTCCATCATTGCAATGCTCACCAATATCATTGGTCTTCTTGGGAACCATTCTGCGCTCCAGGGTGACCATCTTAATGGCGTCCAAGCGAATCTCAATAATGTTATTGATGAGGGCCAGCAGTGGCGCGAGAGGAAACGCTGCCACAAATATGGTGGTGAAGCTGAACTGGATCACtgcatggaggaaaaaaaacagtaaatcaAGCAAAGCAGCCAACTAATGACTTTTGTTGAATTTCAGACGATATGTACCCATCTCCAGGAACTCTTTGAAGAGGCTGAAGGAGTCCACGTCATTGAGGCGGTAGTTGTTCAGCCAGTCGCGCAGCTTGCAGTTATCGCACAGCGCAGCTCCGTGTTTAGCCTGAGATTCTTCTTTTAGGTAGCAGTGGGCGCATTTTCTCTGAAGCTTGtgagttcttttcctcttcaaCCACTTGCCAAACCACCTGATGCCagcgggagggaaaaaaacgacTATTTGGGACACACTGTTGGagagtgtgtactgtatgtatatgcgACTGCGTCATACGTACGGGCCGGTGAACTCAAAGACATTACTAATGGTTTGCTTCAGGACCATTATGATGGCCATTTGGATAAAGAGGTCTGTGAGACATCCGCTGGGATGacactggatggatggatggaaatatatatatgcaacATATGCAAATGAAAAATGCTCACGCCAAAGAAAAATGTAGTTGTAGCACGCTTGCTCACCTCTTCTAACCGCCATTTACTCGCAATACGCACATAATGACCTGGATGACCATTGATCCTGTTTATTCAAGTCAAAACATAAACAGTCGTTAGGGAAAGTGCAGTCTAATGCGCTCAGTCGGTTTTGCTGTCGAGTTTCTTACCTGCCGAGAAAAAAGGCTACGTAGAAGAGCGAGGAGAAATAGGTGAAGAACTGAAAGGTGAACATCTTGACGGTGAAACTCCTCTCAGTGGCAGCAAATGAtctggttttctctgggcacagACATCATTCTTATGAACATGGAGGTATTAATCCAGTACAGAGACAGCCATTATGCTTTAAATACATCGCCGTCgtgattattttctttatttgatGCAGACTGGTCAAATGAAAGGATAATGGAATTGATCCCCAAgagaaaattcattttaaactcGGTGTTATGTACAATTAAGGCTGAAGTCATTAACACTCTGGACAAACGTGAATTTATAACGGATTTGTATCGGTTGAATGAGCAACTTCTGGCTGGAAATGACGAGAAAGTGGCAAAAGACAAAGCTACGTTGGCGAAGTTAATGAAAATATGCCTTCTGTATTATTTGTACATTCTGCAATGTATTCATATCTTTGCTCTCGTCAAACAATCAACGACGCTGCCGTTATCTGTCGGGTCTTCGATATTTTCCGACTGTCTGTGAGGCCTCGAATGTGCGTAGGAAAGAGAAAGCCAAAGAGGCGGGCGGCTACGAAGTAAGGAAGCGGGAGAGAGCAGACGGCTAACTTTGGTGGTTACGGTCTATGATGATCCATCTTGTGTGTCATAGAAAAATTGCGTATCGACCACATCCTTCCAATATTATCGATGCATTTTTATGCACACTCAGTGTATAAAGTGTGTACATTAACAGGGCAAGTGATAACTTTCTTGCTTCAAGATATTAAATagttgtcattttgtttgtatgGTTCGGGAGACCATTTCGGTTTTGCAAATTATTATGCACGTGGAAAAATGGAGCTAAAATAATTCCTACACCTTCACAAGTTGATTGAATTTGAAAGTGTCATACTATATGTTGCCTTTATATGCAATCACTGTGATCAGATATAAAGGCCACATGTAGATCATAAACTCAAGCAAATTGTACATTGTaagaaatctgaggttgttCATAATGTTTGGTTAAAGGATGGTTCTTTAAATCTTGAGTTTTCCCTCATATAATTGTGTTGCTTTGCATTGAAAACAGCAACTTAATATTAGATTTGATTAATTATGCTATGATTTTACTGGTCTGGCCGACTGGACATCAAACGAGGCTCCTTCGAGAGCATTTTTACTCAGGTCTAAATCTATAAAATATCAAGAAATATAGTGAGAAAACAACTGTTtttaaagagaagaaaaataaccAGCTTTTTAGATCTCTTAAGAAAACATATTTCGctacttgtttttgtcattccccaaataaaaatgtgtccagGGTCTGAATAGCAAGTAGTtctaatgtgcatgtttccatATGGGTTTACAACATGCAACTCTTTTTAAACATGCCGCCAAATCTTGGGGTCTCGTGGGCAtcctttgaaataaataaacgtgCTAAGCCTTAACCAGCCTCTCATTGGCATCACTGAGCTTCCTCGCTGGCGGTCACCTGCCGTTTCACGTGACTGATAAAGTGGTGGCCCAGCTCCAGAGTTCACTCAAAGTCAGTCACCTAATTGTTTGTTCGTGACCACACCTTCATGTCATAGAGATACTTTGCTCCCTGAAAAGGACAGAACTATTTTCTCGGTCGAATCCGCGAGCTGAACCCACAGACGGGCGCCAATGTCGCCGTGAGAAAAGTCTCGTCTCTTCACAGGCTTCTCAtttaatccaaaaaaaaaaaaaaaaaaaggaaaggttTTGATGTGTGCCTGGAACAGTGGATGCGGGCCACGTGGATCTTGGACTTGTGGGCCCCGCATTCTGTTGCCAAGCTGCTCTGCTGCAAGTAAGCAGTGTGTCAGTTTCATGTTTGACTGACAGCCCTCCTATCCTACGTGGGCAGACGCCAGATGACTtgaaaacgttttgtttttttgtgacagaTCGTGTTGAGCCTTTTCCAAATTCAAGATCAGACTGATCACTTCGCTGTCACCTCAGGCTAGTGTCCGTCTATCGTTTGCACGCCACTCACTATACGGCAATATAAACGGACATTTGCGTTGTccctttgtgttttgtgtgtgtgacactcTTGTTTTGCTCAGTGCAGGAATGTGTGTGGGAACTAAATTTGGCTCACCTTCTGCTCTTTAACTCTGACTCTTCAAACCTGTTTGGACTGTCGCTCAAATATAAACAGCTTTTCTAATCCTGAAAACAATtatgtttagaaaaaaatatatgtagcCCCAAATGTGGCACCACAAGCTTTGCTGTTGTAATGATAATTTGTCACACACTTTACTAAGACAGGGCAAAACAGTACTAAATAGATACGGGAATTAAGTATTAGTAACGTTTACATTTAGCaggattacatttaaaaaaaaaaacgtaatggTACTCTAAGatttttgcacagtactgtacacGAACACGGATCTGAAGTAATAGTGACTGGCATACTGTACCTATTTCACAGAGTTTCATGGCCACGATCCTGTTGACCTGCAACCATAAAGGCGTGAGCAGCCACACAGAGGAGAGAGAAAATATGCATTTAAGACTTTTTGTACCCTGGTCATGACGGTGATGATCAGGTAATGGAGGACGGCTCCCAGCATCATGGCTACGCTGCTGGAATGCGTGCTCATGAACTCCCATGATCCCTCGGCCAATTGCACCGCTACGATCACCCTGAACACCACCAGTGCGTGCGTCAGACCAATGATGACCAGTATCTGTGGAAACGCATCGTTTAGATCAGCGCTCCCCAACCAACGGGCCACGCAAAGATTAaaccaaaaatatttcattgttgAACTGGATGGACTTAAAAGAGGatttcttttgaaaatcaagTGCTCCATCTATGCCTCTGTAAATGTCAAACCGCTCGTTTCTGTCTCGCTTACAGTAGTAAAAATGTAAGCTCACAAGGTAGcaaaaatgagttaaaaaaaaaaaaacaacttaagaGCTTCTTCGGAAAGCGGAAAAGGCCAAGCGATGAGACAAAAGACGAGCCTACAACttccgagaaaaaaaaaaaaaagttgtatttaaaagaCAATAATCAGCAGTCTGATGAAATTATGGGTTTATTGCTACAGGTAATTATGATGCAAGAAGCTCGCTTTGCTTAGTGCTTGGCAACAGGTTCGCAGACGACAAGGCAAGGAAGTCTTCCAAGAAACTTCCAGGAAAGCATTTAACAATTAGCTTCAATATTCCACATCCTATATTGGTGAAGTGTGATTTGCTGCGATGACAAGTTAGCAAAACTAAATTACAGAGTAGGCTGCACCTAAAAGTAACATACTCGTCTCCCATTAGCCCAAATTTGGGACCAGCTCGAAGAAAAACCGGCGCAAGGCTCCGACTTGCTGCAACAAATACATTCAGCGTGATgctgagttgtatttttaatcattctttttatttgtttctattctGGTCTatcaaaaatattgctttattttAAACTGGTccatggtggaaaaaaagtcgGGGGACCACCGATTTATATCACAACTGTGCGTTCTACCATTAATAAGCCAAACTACTTTATCTTCAACGAGCAACTTGGAGCAGACTTTACAGTGAATCTCTGTGATTTTATTGGAAAAGACCAAGTACCCACCATGATTGTGACACAGATCAAAACAAGAGTGCTGCGAAAATAGGAGTGCTTGAATTTTTTAGGTTTGCAGTTAACATCGTTGACAATCTCTAAGATTAGTTCCTcctataaacaaaaaacaaaaaacaaaaaaaaaacatatgcacACGTGAAGAGAAATGAACACAATTAGTCTAATACTGAAGATGTGGCCAAAACAAATAGTAAGGTAATTGATTGTACCTCCTCCTCACACCAATCAGACACCTTCCATTCACACACATAGGAAGTTCGATGCCTTTTCCAGAACTCCAAAAACAGTGTGgctgtaaaaataaaagcaatgaaGAAAGAAATTATTCAACAAAACCTTAATGCCCCCGTGTGATTTGAGCTCTTATGGGTACTTTAGGATTGTTAATATAGTCATTAATCCATCTTCTATAGTGCTTTTTCTCACTCGGGTCAcaagtgtgctggagccaatcgcagggcacatacagacaaacaagtaACAACCATCCCCACTTACATCCAACACCAGTATTTAGTTAacctaacttgcatgttttgtGCTGGAATGGGCTGTTAATACATTACCGTATGTAGTATGTTTTCATAATTACATTTCATTGAGTTACAACCACATTGAGGGAAATATTTTGAAGCGGGTCAAACTGCAAATTGAATCGGAGGGCCTACGTCCTCAGTGCAAAGTAAAAAGCTAAATTACAACGTCCGTGCTCTCCTTTTAGACCCTCAACGGCTTCTTTATCTTTCTCGCTCACCCTGCCCTTTTATGTATGGTATGTAGCGCCTTTGTTACTTTTGCAGACTGCACTTCCTCCTAGTAGTGTACTCTTCATATGGCTGCTCAAATAAAATTAGACCAACAGTCACTCGCTGAATCTATATTGTACTGCTTAAGTAAACAGGATGCATCCATAAAAATAGAGAACACATCTTTGAAAAGAGTGCAaactttcaaaaaataaaagaaattttctttttttaaataaaataattaaaaattaaaaaaaaaacatttaaaaaaaaaaaaacatttaaaaaaaaaaagaaaaatggaaagacaaTCATGTTTATAAATGGCTGCTCGACCACCCTCAAGAGCACATGGTTTGGACTTTGATAAATAAGCAAGTAGTGAGGGGAATTTCTTAACAGCCACAAAACAAGGCCTTATCTGCTGGCTTGAACACtaatctaatatttgttccatgaaattctattcatttatttccaacagtcaATTCTCTTCATTTCGTAACATTTCTCTTGGCCGCAGTGCTTCCAGTATGTAATATATggatgttagttttttttttttttttttttttttttttttttttttttaaatctatttggatttcagcctctgtgtgaTGCCATGCCGATCTAGTCTGGTCAGAATCAGTCGTGCTGTAGTTTGTCTATGATGTTTCCCACTGGCAGCAATTGTTGCTGAGTATATAACCTCCATTTTCACTACATAACTGAAAACAATCATACATATTACATAACAGAGAGGTCTAAGGAATGAAATGCATGCACTTGTTTTGATGGGGAGAATTCGGGTTTAAAAAGGTTAAATTGTGGATTAAGTCACGTAAATTCCCACTAATGGCCGAGGTAGCAAACGTGCAGCCCGCCACTACAAAAATACATCCAAAATACAGCTAAAGTATGTACAGTCCTGCTCACGattattggcaccccttcattttttgcataaGTGCACCGAATTTATATCATCAGGATCTTTTCATTGGAGGTCCcaagtaatttaacaaatatatttttttcatcttagatattgtaatttcaaagaaagGAAAACCAAATAATAATCAGCATGTGCAGCAATCTTGGCATTCctcaatatttggttgcacaccctttggcagcGATAACAGCTTCCGAACGTTTCTTGCATCAatctataagctttttgcacttctcaggtggtattttcagccactcttcctttgcaatttgttcaaaccCTTGAACATTTGCAGGCTTCTTTTGCCCAATGGCAGATTTGAGCTCCCGCAAAGATTTTCAAATGGActgagatcaggactcattgctggccattttaaaacaggccatttttttccccccatttcaaccattcctgtgtgcttttggatTTGTGCTTCGGCTCTTTGTCTTGATGGAGGGCCAATGATCTTCACCTCAAACCCAGTTTTATTACACCGAGTCAGACATTTACCATCTTAAATCCCTtgataattttctgatttcatgatgccagtcaaggcctccagtaccagatgcAGCGAAGCAGCCCaacagcattatggatcctccatCATGCTTGACTGTTGACATGTTGGTCTTTCCCTTAAAGGCTTCATCATAAATACACCGTTTGTGTGCATTGCCAAAAATGTCTAATTTTGTATCATCTGTCCATCAAATGTTTACCATTTGGTCTTTTGTAACAAATACAAGTTCTCTCtatagaaaaatgttgtttcactaGATgaattttcttcaggagatataccacacatttagtacttaaacttcatgggtgccaataatggtgagcggGACTGTAAGACGCTTTCACTGGCTTCAAGACTCCCTGGCAGGAAACTTTAAATTCATTGAAGTTGTTTCCTTGACACTTTCAAGTAAAGAAAACCGTTTTAAGGACACTCGACTCACCCCATACTGCCATTACCATGGCAAACAGCACCGTGCCATTGTTGTCGAAGAGCAAACTCACCTGCGGATGCGAAACCAGCAGTGAGACTcgagaaaaaacatttggaagcCGACGCTCCGACCTACCTTGGCGTAGGTACACGTGTCGGACAGCAGCCACACTTTGCATCTCTTGTCACAAAGAGGGCACATGACCAAATCGACATCGCAGACCTCCTTTCTACAGGACAACAAGCACTTGGATTGTTCACCGAGGGCTGGCGCCAAACGTCAGGGGTCGAGTTAAATCTTACATGAGGGGCGACGTGTTGAAGAAGGCAATGCCATAGAGGAAGACGATGACCCCGATGAGAGCTGGAGTGATGAGCATATATGTGTACCAGCCCAGCCACAGGTAGTACAAGGCCACCTTCTCCCCAAAGTAGTTCCTATTAACACAAGGTGTCTTTAAAGCACTGTGTCGcaacctttgttgagccaagcCCATTTTATATGAGAAAGACCTCAGCGCAAACCACCCAACAAAAACGGCACAAAATTAATGAATACGATCTTGTCTCAATTCTCACAAATGGACTTCCTCAGCGTGAAATGTGGGTTGAATTGAAACACCAAGATGATACactcgcaggaagccatgattattctgttgtatggaTGGCAAAAGGTGGGTATGCGCAACGCAACTTTATTTCAGGTTTCttggaccttctgccatctaaatGGAAGCGCATATGGCCGACCGTTTAAGGGCGTTTTAACTAGTCTTTCAAAACCCACAGAATATGTTCTTATTTGATAATATGACCACCGAAACCgaccaaaagaagaaaaaaaagtttgtttctaccgCTTTCAGTTCTAGTAAGCAGTAGtaggttggtttcaccaaaaacactggtttctgaacagtgactttgaagcagatattgtttgcttttgtgacaccccACTTTTACAGTGGCTACAGATTATTTTTTAAGGGGGACATTTCCACTGTAAGGTACATGTGCGTGTAAATTCTTATTCTCACTGTGGGCTGCAACATGAGACACCATTTTGTCAGCATGACGTTTTATACAATTTAGCTCACAACGATCCTTGTTTGCCTGctacattatttctttttaccAGCGTGAACCCTAGGGAACCCAGCTCCAATCTAAAATAGGCATTAagtagtttcttttttaataattactCCAAACAATGTCACTTGGACAATGACAATGAGGACAACACACTCGCCGTTAATGAGATGAACACTTGAACGTACTTCACAGAAGGGTAAAAATGATAAACAATATGGCCGCAAAGACTTCATTTGTAGACAAGTCGAAGCATGTGGAGAGGTGTTGCACACAAACCTGACGGCAGTAATGGGTTGCCCTTGGAAACAAGCAGTCCATCGAGCCCAGCTTTCCGTCAGCTCTCgctgtttctttttctgaacCGGTAAAGCGGAGCGGCAACATGAAGAGAATAAGAGCGCACAGTAAGGATCGCATCATCTATACACACTGACGATATTGccttatatatatacacacacattcacattcacacctacggacaatttagaattttcaatcaacctaccatgcatgtttgggggatgtgggaggaaaccggattggccggagaaaaccaacgcaggcgcgaggagaacatgcaaactccacacaggcggggccgggggattgaaccccggtcctcggaactgtgaggcagacgctctaaccagtcggtcacggTCCCCCCCTGTAACTAGCGTGTGTTTATTTTGCTGCCACTTCCCCAGTGGTAAATCTTGTGACGAAAAGCTCCTGACATTAAGAGGCGCAAGGTTGAAGAAATCCAACCCTTACACTTGAATAGTTGGATGACTACTGGATGACTCACTGGCATGGAGACATCACTTCATGACTCACAGACAACTGCTGTTGGTGAACTTTACTAGCAGCAGTCTATTGTTTGGAAGGACCTTTGCCAAGTTGTTTCACACTTCTCTACAGGAGAGCAAAACACTTCGGTGGCCTGCGATACGCTGATATATAACGGCGGCTAACAGTATTACGAGCGCTCCCTCTCTGTTGCGTTTAATTGGACCACTCGCGTGTGACCTGCCTTTCTCAGGTACCTTTTTCTACAGAAGCAACTGTTAAACATGAAAATCCTGCCCAAGTCTTAAAATTGCTAATAAAACTAAGTTTACCTCGGGTAATTTAAGTTGATCTATATATTGTCGCTGTCGGGTGGAAACCTTCTATGTCCAAAAAGGGTCAATTTAATATTGCTTTTCGCAAACCGATACGACTGGTCTGTCTCCACTTCAGGTTATTTTGATcgattattaaccaatttaaagtgttgaaattagcttcagaacaaatctattaactctcttgAATGCTCAACTGACTGAGAAGTGTTGCAAAACTCTGCCTCTTCCCTCACCATGGGGCATTATGTTGCCTAAAGATTGAAAatcggaatgtttttttttttatttagaccaaaaaaaaataaaaaatagatgcaACTAAGTCGGCCTGTTTTGCTCAACATGAATTTCCATAATGCTTCGATGCAGAAGGAGCTGGTCAGCCACGAGCATAAGGTCATGCCGATTATTTTCTGTCTATTAAACTGCGTAGTCagatcattgttttatttattgcatgacTCATGGCGCGAAGACCTttgaaagacagaaagaaagaaagaaagcgtTTGGGGAAGATGATGTAAGCACagtcgtttgcttttgtgaagtattaaaggctttttgtcagGTCGGGGGGTTGGCGTCAGCGCAGACTTTGGTGTGGCCGGCCAACAACGTGCTCTCCgattttaaatcaatgacagCGTCATAAATTACAATTGGGTTTTTACCTCATGCAGGCAGAACCTCGCCTCGAAAACCTTCATCTTCATGAGCTCTCGCAGACCCTCTGGCAAGATTAACAGAGGATTCAAGATTGGTTTACCCCATCGTCAAAGAGGATTTGCAGTGTATGAAAAGTCCCTTACCTCCTGAACTGATAGGTGTGTGATTCAAGATGAAGTGGACAACCCTTATCCTGCAGGAAGTGCACACAGTATATCTCTAGAAGAGCAACCATCCCTTGAACAACTATACAGTACGAGCGCTAAAGTCACACGCCCCtaaagttgtacaatttgtaaTTTGCCACCGACAAGCACACTCTCTGTATCACATGCGTGTTGCCAAAACAGACTTATCCTGGCTATGCAGGGTTGAGGGCTACACCTCTGATCCAAGTACATATTATGATATCATGAAGTCAGCAAACAAATTGTCACATGTACTGCAACAGTCACGTATCATCATTTAATTCATGGTGACAAAGGCAGACAGTTTTACCTGGTGCTGAGAGGCACGTTGTTCTGGTCCGAGCTCCAGTTACAGGCATCGGAAACTTTGagcaggtatctgtacttttcaAAAACCTCTACAGGAGCTTGCATGCCAAAGAAGACTCGGTCATCGTCTAGAATTTTCTACGCAAAGGAAAGATTAAATATGATGTCACTCAAGTGTTACATGAAGACAGAATTGTTTAAATGGTACATGAGGGGACAGATCTCTAATTCCACACTCACTGTGACTTTAAAATTCTTCTTTTTCAGTTCCTCAATGAATTCAATTTGCTTCTTGATGGCCTCTCGATCCACGTGCTCTCTCGTTTTTGCAACCAGGACATAGTCATATGAGAGGGGGCTGTACTGTAtctcaaaaacaataaaacatcaaTGTAATCATTTGCACTGAACAGAAACACATGATTGCATAACAACAATCATTAAGTTGGGCGAGTTCCTTCTTGTGGATACTGTTGATGCTtcttggccacaacattaggcaaACGTTGTAATGAGATCCAACAGAAAAACTgtatcccaaaaaaaagaaaacaggttTCGATAGAAACTGTCAATGTAACAATTACGTTTTATTTTGGCGACCATTTGGAGTGGTGCAGAACTGCACACCTTTTTGTCCATTTAAGTAGCCAAACAAGGCAACCCAAGCATTGCAACCTTTAAAAAGGCAGAAAGCTCTATTGGCTCTCCCAATGAAATGCCCGGTGAATAGAAACACGGTCAAATAAATATAATCCAATTCAATCCCATGTCCCTGTTATTAAGCAAATTGAAATGACATAGTAAAAGATATTCGAATGATCGttaatattgttttgaaaataatcCCTGCGGTAAATTGAGATGAAACCTATAATTTACTTACCAAAGGAGGGAGTGACATCTGTTCATTGCCATTCTCTCTAACAACTCCCATTAACTCCAGTAGCTCTATGCTGGGCTATTGAACAGATCAATAACAAGCGATGCAATAGTTAGTTGGGGAACAGTTCCTTTTCAACACAGCAATGTGTGAGTGAAGCACGGCGCTTTTATTTCACGGATTACTGACATATTCTGAAGAAAGATCACTATCGAGCCAAGAATCCAGTTGAGCCCTCACCGGgtatgtgcgcgcgcgcgcgtgtgtgtgtgtttgtgagcgtGAGAGAGAAGGCCCGTGTTGATCAACCCTCTGCGGCCATCCTGACTCACCGCTGTCACTGGACGAGGTTAATCTAACGTGACTGAGGCGCACGCGGCCGCATGTGCACTCTCAAAGTGTCACGCGGCGCTATTCACAGATGCATTCCACACAGCACTGCGCGCCAACAAGATGACAACACAATGTCACTCCATTGGGTGCACCGACGCAAGGCTCACAATAATCAATTGGATTCATCGCGGGTGAGGTCGATTGGTCACGCCTGCGCAGTCGGATGCGGGCGTGACCAACCTTCCGACTCTTGGGCCAACTGTTGCAAGAGTCAGAGAGGTTCGGAATGAAAACGTGGCTGAAATGCGCGCAGCGGGGGCACACACGACGCGGGTCGACCGAGCCGCACAGATTCAATCACAGAAGAGGGCTGCAAATCTTTCGCAATCAATCCTCCCACTGTGCTGGTTATTGTCTCTGTAGGTTTATCTTATGTGCCAAGGTAGGTGTGTTCAAAAACATTCTCAAGAGACACTTGTTGTTTCGCTGGTGTTACCTGTGTAGCGCTGAAGCAAATTCAGTATGTCTAATACGTGGCTGGAAATGTTGGTTCACTAGACCCAATGCATGCTTTGGTCAGAATTACAAGACAATGCAATCCTTTATATTTTGCTCACAAttttaagcaaaacaaactACATCAGCACAACATTCTCTTGTTTTTGCCTCtccttttttggggaggaacACAGTCAGGCTTGTTGTATGCGTGGTTTTGCAAACGAAACATCCAGTCAGCTTGTATCCTGTATTGAAGGGGGTTGCGCTTTTTTTACTTTCATCTCATTTAACTTGCCCCGAGTGCAAAAATGAAAGCGTGCACAACTTTGCATTGCACCGTGTCGAGCGTACCGAATACAGAATGCCCCAAACctactggtgaccagtccagggtataccccacctctcaccctaAGACAATTGAACTAATGTGGTTGCTCAGTAgtagcaaaaaacaaacaaacaaacaaacaaaatcttcaggcttctgcttgaaagcagaaaatgtcaggaaaagcctcctAGAACGCCTTGAGATTTGGCGTTAATCTGAGGCACTTTAACTGGCAGCCATTTGAGaggagtttgaatgtaattggttaattctaaacacagccacatcccagttatacgAGGGTGTGCACCCGAGTGAAACCAAATGATTTCaatggtttatttttactttccctctgGAAAAGATTTCTTTAAAattccaattgagttgtacacgTTCTAAGTCACATTAAAGGTGGAAAAGTTACGTTATGAAAGAATTTATCTTCATCtcattttatacagtacatcgCAGAAACGTGGAATTTAAAcacgggtgtgtagactttttgtatGCACTCTCCATGCGAGCTTCAGTCACAATGTTGTCCAATTTATTTTGGTTCAAACTGgctattttatgatttattattcGTTTCAGCGTGAATGGCAACAACACCATTCAGTGCATTTGTCATAGAAACATTGTATCAGAAGAGTTGTTAAACAATAATTCGGttacaataaatacacacaatATGATCCAAATCAAATTGTGACCTGTATTCTGTGCACAGAAACCCCCAGGCAGTTAAGA contains these protein-coding regions:
- the LOC133402399 gene encoding anoctamin-9 isoform X2 yields the protein MSGHRRQPSIELLELMGVVRENGNEQMSLPPLYSPLSYDYVLVAKTREHVDREAIKKQIEFIEELKKKNFKVTKILDDDRVFFGMQAPVEVFEKYRYLLKVSDACNWSSDQNNVPLSTRIRVVHFILNHTPISSGEGLRELMKMKVFEARFCLHEKKKQRELTESWARWTACFQGQPITAVRNYFGEKVALYYLWLGWYTYMLITPALIGVIVFLYGIAFFNTSPLIKEVCDVDLVMCPLCDKRCKVWLLSDTCTYAKVSLLFDNNGTVLFAMVMAVWATLFLEFWKRHRTSYVCEWKVSDWCEEEEELILEIVNDVNCKPKKFKHSYFRSTLVLICVTIMILVIIGLTHALVVFRVIVAVQLAEGSWEFMSTHSSSVAMMLGAVLHYLIITVMTRVNRIVAMKLCEIEKTRSFAATERSFTVKMFTFQFFTYFSSLFYVAFFLGRINGHPGHYVRIASKWRLEECHPSGCLTDLFIQMAIIMVLKQTISNVFEFTGPWFGKWLKRKRTHKLQRKCAHCYLKEESQAKHGAALCDNCKLRDWLNNYRLNDVDSFSLFKEFLEMVIQFSFTTIFVAAFPLAPLLALINNIIEIRLDAIKMVTLERRMVPKKTNDIGVWINLLEAIGVLAVIANGLVIGVSSDFIPRLVYRYRYGPCVNGTATDIDCMVGYINNTLSIATTDNPEIRKEFSPHQMETPNGTNVLSCSYKDYRDSEDYNLTPQFWLILAVRFAFVILFEHIVVICKFITAWFVPAAPMRVKNDSLFDKFKRLKEELRSFEESQR
- the LOC133402399 gene encoding anoctamin-9 isoform X3; the protein is MSGHRRQYSPLSYDYVLVAKTREHVDREAIKKQIEFIEELKKKNFKVTKILDDDRVFFGMQAPVEVFEKYRYLLKVSDACNWSSDQNNVPLSTRIRVVHFILNHTPISSGEGLRELMKMKVFEARFCLHEKKKQRELTESWARWTACFQGQPITAVRNYFGEKVALYYLWLGWYTYMLITPALIGVIVFLYGIAFFNTSPLIKEVCDVDLVMCPLCDKRCKVWLLSDTCTYAKVSLLFDNNGTVLFAMVMAVWATLFLEFWKRHRTSYVCEWKVSDWCEEEEELILEIVNDVNCKPKKFKHSYFRSTLVLICVTIMILVIIGLTHALVVFRVIVAVQLAEGSWEFMSTHSSSVAMMLGAVLHYLIITVMTRVNRIVAMKLCEIEKTRSFAATERSFTVKMFTFQFFTYFSSLFYVAFFLGRINGHPGHYVRIASKWRLEECHPSGCLTDLFIQMAIIMVLKQTISNVFEFTGPWFGKWLKRKRTHKLQRKCAHCYLKEESQAKHGAALCDNCKLRDWLNNYRLNDVDSFSLFKEFLEMVIQFSFTTIFVAAFPLAPLLALINNIIEIRLDAIKMVTLERRMVPKKTNDIGVWINLLEAIGVLAVIANGLVIGVSSDFIPRLVYRYRYGPCVNGTATDIDCMVGYINNTLSIATTDNPEIRKEFSPHQMETPNGTNVLSCSYKDYRDSEDYNLTPQFWLILAVRFAFVILFEHIVVICKFITAWFVPAAPMRVKNDSLFDKFKRLKEELRSFEESQR
- the LOC133402399 gene encoding anoctamin-9 isoform X4, translated to MSGHRRQPSIELLELMGVVRENGNEQMSLPPLIQYSPLSYDYVLVAKTREHVDREAIKKQIEFIEELKKKNFKVTKILDDDRVFFGMQAPVEVFEKYRYLLKVSDACNWSSDQNNVPLSTRIRVVHFILNHTPISSGEGLRELMKMKVFEARFCLHEKKKQRELTESWARWTACFQGQPITAVRNYFGEKVALYYLWLGWYTYMLITPALIGVIVFLYGIAFFNTSPLIKEVCDVDLVMCPLCDKRCKVWLLSDTCTYAKVSLLFDNNGTVLFAMVMAVWATLFLEFWKRHRTSYVCEWKVSDWCEEEILVIIGLTHALVVFRVIVAVQLAEGSWEFMSTHSSSVAMMLGAVLHYLIITVMTRVNRIVAMKLCEIEKTRSFAATERSFTVKMFTFQFFTYFSSLFYVAFFLGRINGHPGHYVRIASKWRLEECHPSGCLTDLFIQMAIIMVLKQTISNVFEFTGPWFGKWLKRKRTHKLQRKCAHCYLKEESQAKHGAALCDNCKLRDWLNNYRLNDVDSFSLFKEFLEMVIQFSFTTIFVAAFPLAPLLALINNIIEIRLDAIKMVTLERRMVPKKTNDIGVWINLLEAIGVLAVIANGLVIGVSSDFIPRLVYRYRYGPCVNGTATDIDCMVGYINNTLSIATTDNPEIRKEFSPHQMETPNGTNVLSCSYKDYRDSEDYNLTPQFWLILAVRFAFVILFEHIVVICKFITAWFVPAAPMRVKNDSLFDKFKRLKEELRSFEESQR